Part of the Aquila chrysaetos chrysaetos chromosome 6, bAquChr1.4, whole genome shotgun sequence genome, GAAATAACTATTGAATCCACCCTGCTTTCAGTGGTTGCACAGGCCAGCCACAGTGTTAATAAAGCCCCAAATCTGTGCAGGAAACCAGATGGCATTGGATGTAATAAATGTGACAAATGGCATGGAGGCTACTAAAGAGTCTCAGTATTTACTATGCCTGTCTAACAACCGCTGATTTAAATATGTAACATTTTTCAAGCTTGACTTATGCCTTCTAAGTGGAGAAAGGATAAGATAtgcaccaccaccccacccccaaactaTAGGAGGTAGAATCAAGGTTAGGCTTAAACCATGGAAAGATGGCGAACTCGGTGCTGGGCAACTAAAAATTCCACCCAAAAATCACTTCAGCTGTGTTGTGTTGGGGCACCACAGAGCTACTACAGTTCCATAAATAGCAGGGTTTGGCTGGTCTATGCAGCTTGCcattctgtaattttttcctcacatcGAATTGCATTTCTACCAGAGCCTTACAGAAGGATCACCTATGGACTGAATTTCTGTGCTGGCATTTAACCTACACAAGCCTGGTGCAGATGAAGCCAATCCTGAGAATTTTCTAAATGTGTGTGCCTGATTCTCAGACCTTGAAGGGCACAGAACAACCTGAACTCTGTGTTGAAACGTGTAGATGACACCTCCTTCCCCGCATCTGTGCTTTCCAGTACAAAAATCATTCTTCAACACTAAACTcccattaaaacaaacaaacaaacaaaaccccaaatgaaaCCATCAATAATTCTGCTACTGAAAACAGCTTAGAATAGCCAGGCTGACGGAGTCATATGGACCTGAGGAATTTTTTACCACTTACattctttttaagcattttctcATATTCTTATTCTTTTCAGATCCAGTATGATCTGTTTCATGATGTTCATAACAAATTTCGCCAGTCTCACAGGCTTCCTGCTGATTTGTGTGACTGTTCCTTCTTAAAGATACATGCTTCAGTTAGGAGGAGGgataggaaaaggaaaatgaaacagcttGATATTTGTtgatacaataaaatattaagtctgcattcctttctcttccgcacagcttttacattttaaaactttcaaaaaccTAGGTTTTGTCTGCAAGtatcagtataaaaataaactgtgtgccaaaattaaaataaaattaaattttatcaCCAACACCTTTTAGAATAATATTCATTTTAGAATAATACTCATTTATATGAAATCTAACAACagtgagaagcaaaaaaagaatactAATACAGGCAGATATTCAGGTATTTGTGAGTGCTGAAAGTACTAACGTTGCTAGAGAAGTTATAAATAATGCTTAACTCTTCAATGACACTTTTATCTGTATAAGGCAGCTTGGACACATTATTTTACCACAGCTTCCTAATGGAAAGCCCCAAAAGCCCAACTGGCAGCCAGTGGCAGCCTGAGCCTGGATTATACTCAGGGTATGAACTgggcagaaaataataatgactaGCTGGAGCAATATCTAACAGGAGCATCATTGCTTTGAGATGCTGAAACTGGTAATGATTGAAGATGATCAGACAAATTCATTATTCCTCTTCTCTGACAGCAGAGACCTCTGCtgctaagaaataatttttcgTCTGTCTATAATGACAGCACCATCTTGTGGTTTGTTACAGTTCAGAAATTTTCGTTTTACATCTCTCAGTCTCTTACACACAGAAGGATACTGTAAGACAAGCTACCCAGTACCCAGTATGGAATTCTTCCAATCActgaaaacaacccaaaaactTTTCACACTGCTTTAGCATTGCCAGTTTGAGTGCTGCTAGCAATATAGCCCAGCAGTGCAGAGATGGGTGCTGAACAGTGACTGTAAATGGGGTCCAGCGTTCACATAACTTCATTAAACAGCTCCAGTACCTCGCAGGACAAACGACAGTGCAAAATGGCAAAACTGCTCCCTCCTCGTGCCTCTATGGACGCATGGATTACTAGCTCACTGAAAGCACTTTATTGAGCAAATGTGATTACCTGCCATGTCTAAAGAATTAAAGGTTGAGCCTTTGCATACTAATAGCAGGTTATCATGTAACAGTGTCTTAGACTGCAGAGACAGGTCACTGTTTATCAATATGTCTGCAGTTTAACAGGAACATCACAATAACCTTTCTTTGACTACAGTTCTTGTCTAGTATCATTTGGTCTGTTGCAGTTGCATTTACCTTCGAAAGCTCTCAGCAGCTTACACCCAACTCAGTGATGGACTGAATCTATCATTATCTTTGACTGGAGAAGAGCTTAgccaacagcaacaaaaaaataaaaaaaaaacctgaaagcaaCAGACCTGCAGATTCTTACTGTAGAATGGAATGctgacagcatttctgaaaggagTTTGATGACTAGAAGAAAAGGCATTATCCTGTTAACCACAAGATAATATTACCAGCGACCATAATGCCTTCAGTCTCTTCGTTAAAAGCATTTGGCATCATGctacagacagaaaacaaagacaatgTTTTCAGAGCCTGTATACCTCAGTTCTGAAGTCTCTGGTCATTACCAGCAGTAATCAAGCACTACTAAAGAAACAATATTGCACCTTATCCCCAAGTATCCACTAAATCCTCCAGATCCACAGTCCTATACAACTGCTGAGGTGAATATCAACCAAAAAATACAGGCGCAGCTTAGACCGAAAAAATTTCCTGGCTGAGAAATTTCAGTGGTATGGGCATCAGAGTTAAAGATGAAGGTTGAAAGGAGTAAAGGGGTAACTTACATGGTCATTTCCACACCTGCTTTCTACAAATGCATAACAGAGAGATTTCAAAGCTTACTTTACGTGTTAAAAAATATCTCGACCCAGAAAAATGCTTGAAACGTTAGTGGAGCGGAGGAATGGTAAACAAAAgtagaagtctttgaaaatataaaattccaAACTTCAGAACATAAAACTGAACTATTATGAACAAATCTTAAAGGCTAAGTTTGAGAAATTAAACCATATAAAAATGTACTGATTTTAATAGAAACTATGAAGAATAATGAACAGGCAATGATCTCCAGACAAGTTGTAGAGGCGTTCTTTATTAACAAACCAAACAGATAATGCATTACATATGTGTACTCTCCAAAACATTCCTCAATATTCAACAAATGCCTTAAAATAACTCATTTATATGAGTTCTTAGTCTCACATTTGGGATTCTTCCATGAAAAGAATGACTACACAGAAGGCTTGAGGCTTCGCTGCAGACGTCCAAGAGGGTTGGAGGCCAGGGCTCTGGACACGCAGGGTCAGGGAAGGGGCCACGGGCTACGCACGCAGAAGAGCCTCACCCCACACTTAGACAGGGGGGAGCTCGTTCCGCTGCCGCCTCAAAAAAGCCGCCTCTTCCCAAAGGAAGGGCCAAAGGAAACAGCTCGTCCCCTGCACCGCAGGGAACCCTGGCGCTCAAGGCACCACGGTCCTGCCCGCTTCTCCGGCCGGCAGCTCTCGCGACCGTCACTCCGGTCGCAGAGCTGTCGCTCGGCCGAGGCCGCCGGCGTTCAGCGAGAACAGCGAGAAGGCAACCGCCATCCTCAGCTTACAAGGCGCTCGCCCCGGCTGCCTGACAAAAGCACCGTCAGCCAAGAGCCCGCACAGACCCACACGGGGAGCACGGAGAGGTCTTGCCCTCTGGCCTCTTAATTACGGGCTTACTCGCAGCGCGCAACAGGCTGCCGCACGCGCGGGCGCGAAGCCCGGCTGCAGAGACCTCCTCCCCGATTAGGGAGCGGGACAGTCCGAATGAGTTTGGCATAAAGCGAGAGACACACAGCCAGCGCCTCCCTTGCAGGGAAGGCTTGCGGGACGGGATCTCCACGGAGGGCTGTCACGCTAAGAGTGGCGTCAATCAGCAGCTCGACTCAAAGGAGGCTGACCTGCTCCACGCTTACAAGCCCGAGTACCTGCCACAGGGGCTCATACGGAGCCCGCCTGCTCCTCGGCAGCGAGGCGATGCGCTCTGTACCCATCCAAATTCCACGccgggggaaggcaggagaatCCCTCGGGTAGCGCACGCAACGctccttgctttctgcttctgggAAGAGCAAGGAAAGCACGCTGCGGTATGGCAGGACCTAAGCATCCCAACCAACGCCTTCCGCAACAGCCACGCTCCTCCACCTGCGCGCACACGCATACCCCAGGTCACTTTTCCCAGAAGAGAAAACGAGAGCACGTTGCAGCAccacctccagcctcctcctctcccaggtgGATGCAGGTACAAAACTACATCCAGCCTCCCGTGAGGTGGCCGATCCTTAGCTACTACAGGTCTTCACAGCTCCTCTCCAGGTGCAGCGCACGGCATGCACCGAGGCTGCAAAGCCACGGGCCACACGCCTGACTTACAGGCGAGCCCCGCTGAAATTTAACTGCCACGAGGGCCTGAAGTCCCCCAGGCAGACGCCTCGACCCCCATTATGGAGCAGGCTCTCGCCTTCAGGGTACCGAGGACCTACAAATAGGTATCTCATGGGTTCCACCCTGGTGAGAGGGGAGCCACGCTACGCAGGCTGGCATTGCGTGGCATAGTGCCACCGGTGCGGAGACCGGGACTCCATTTACTGGGTGGTCCCGTGGCTCAGGCCTCTCAGGAGCTCCCTCTCCCCCAGAAACGGACACCCTGGTGACTTCAACCCTCCTTACAGGGCAGTCACCGTCAGCGGCGGGCAAAAGGGGTAGCTTGGCCACAGGCCAACCGAGCAGAGACCATAGCCGTCCTTAGAGAGAGGCCTCGCTGCTCCGGGTAACATCGGGGTTCAGGAACGCCAGGGAAGGCCAATCTGCATCCCGAGCCCTGCCCTACACAGAGGTGCCAGCGTCAAGGGTCCCTTTGCTTCTCCAACATCTTCTGGGACTTGCATCTTCGGCCTCAGAACTTGCTATCTCTGccttttgttgtcttttgttCTTCTTGTCTTCTGGAAATAGTGATAGCATTATGGTCAGCTActaggcaaaatatttttctacaatTTTCAATatctgttttataaataataatagatATTTGATGgaattacagtattttcaagACTGCCATCTAATCCTGTTGCACTGTTTAGACTTAGAGTCAGCAATACCGTTCATAACAAATTCCCGTGTCTCCGCTCTGTAATTCCTTTAGAGAACGTATTTCTCTGCTCAATTCTAGCAGCCGATCCCTCTTTCTCGCTGTTGTTCACATAGTCTTTACATCATTTCTTCTCTTAGTGCTTTCTCAGACATTCTTATCTTTATATCATTTCTCAGCgctttccttaattttctttccctgtctcCCATCAGCAATTCCCACCGCAACCCATTTCCACGTGTCTTCTCAGAcaggcttcagtttgtgtccttttatcatccttgcccctccttcgggcaggcACCCAAACttgtcaggttaatgagcagtttgtgagcctttgggcttgcgggtcgtttgtggagtaacttctccttccctgcagacatggccgttgtttgatctttgtatcagaacagcttatcagaacacGGAGCTGCACACCCTCCAGTACTCCgtccccctcctgttgctgatgtctgagctgatgggcttttcaccttggttccttgctgtgcagggttcagtctctcacactggtgtttgtcaaggattaagcctgtcagagactggtacttgggagTGATGAGCAAGAGGGAGCCATGAGCAATCgcaaaacttaattaaatgtttgatgaatttacgatcttgcTGAGAAGGCATAagcagaggccttgcttgaatagatagggCCGGAAAaataagaactcctgcctttgttcttgtccttgtagataatttagcttaaacgAGCCGTATGGTTTTACATCACTAATgaaaacttagataataagaccactaacaagcatttttttttaggGACTAAGGTGCATTCTTTAGGATAAGATGTAtcaaacatgtaaaggaccatactgcgcagaatcacctgaggagggtcaagtagcggacaagtgaggaagactatggcagaccaccagaggactcctgaagaccaccagagaccttcaatgcgcctgcgtaaaggacatttgcatatgctaatagtttcccagaaaactaatgaaCACGTacaacatttctcagaaatctagtATGTATGTGGAacatgtacttaacctgcacaattaggccTGACGGCGTGCACCACaggtggagcgatcccctgtgcacccagcgctgccaataaagaatacctactTAATAGTTAATCGACCTATTTCTTTAATAGTTAATCGACCTATTTCGATTCTTTGAAACAACACCGAGCGGCAACCAGCAGCTTCGCTGCGTGGCCGCGCCAGCCCCGCGCCGGCCCGTCAGATGCCGTTCATAGTCATTATTTGACAGAGCTTTCGCCGGATTTGGGCAGAAATACCACAGCACGCCGTGTCACAGAGAGCAGCCAAAACCACGGCTGGCGGGCTGCGCTCCCCGCCGCGTCCCGCGGAAGGAGCCGGGACGGAGGACCGCGTAACCCCCCCCTCCCGCCATTTTGTTCCCGCCCCGGAAGGCGGAGGGTGCCGGGCTGCCGtgcagcggcggcggcggagatGGTGGTGCTGAGCGCTTCGCTGTGGCTCCGCAGCCGCCTCACCGACCGCTTCTGGAGGGTGCAGGAGGTGCTGAAGTATGCGAGGGTGAGTGTGAGAAGGGGTGAGTGTGAGAACGGGggtcgtcgtcccccccctctctccccgTTCAGGTTGCTCCCCGCCGTCCCCGGAGCCTCTGGTTCCTCGGCCGCCTCCCCGGGTGTGGGGGGATTGCCCCGGCCTCCCCGGGTGtggggagcgagcgagcggccTGTGGTCTCGTTGGGGTGTGCGAAACGTCTTTTCCCAGCAAAGGTGGGGGGGATCAGGCAGCGAGCAATATAGCGGCGCTTGTTCCTAGACACCTCCGTGAAGTTGATGTCAGTTTAGCGTTTTCTGCGCGTGGAAATTTGTCCGTATTTGATTAAAGGTGGAGGCCACAAACGCGTCTGGTACCTGTGCGTGTGGATGGGCATGAATACGAGTGAGAAAGAGCCCTGTGGCCGAAGGAATACCAGCACTGCGGCTGTTGGCTGGTgttggttgtggggttttgctgtggttttttaaaCCGGGCAAaggaccaggaaaaaaaaaaaaaagatttctaagtTTGCTCTTCACGTGCATTTCAAAAGGTGAAAGAGACTGCTTCGCAACATGATTTCCACTGAAGTTCAAGCTATTGTACCTAGGCTCGGGAAGAACCTTTTTCGAGGGCAGACTGTTAGCATCCTGGGAGGTAGTACATCTTGCTGTAGTATTGAGATGGAAAATGTTGAAGTGACAGTATCTTGGTCTTGTGGTGCATAAGCTGCCCACAGTAGCAGTAGtagttatttatttctctgaccGTGCAGCACTGGCTGCTTCTTCCTACTTCATGTCAGATGGATGTCAGTGGTAGCTTCAGTAACCTTCTTTCATTATGCCTTCTGTTTGGGCAGCTGCAATGTTTTTGACATATCAGAGGCTCCCGTCCCATCCCTGTATTCATACTGACAAAACTGCGAGGGCAGCTCAGGAATGAGAATAAATGTGTGAGTTTAGGGGTTGGCTGAAAGCACTGAAGATGACCCTGTGATTGCCTTCCCCCTGGAACCACAGCCTAAAATGAGGTCTGGTTTTGGCTCCCTCCTGCTGGACTGAAATTTTTCAGCCTGCTCCAACTTTTCAGCTTCGGGTTTCCCATGctacaaaacaaagaaagaattattttcattatatgcCAACTGAAGGCTTAGCTGATGTTTGTAAAGTATTATGCAGAGTTGTGAAATGCAAATGAGCATATATTAGTATTACTGAAGGGTTTAACAGCCTTAAAGTTAACTGAACAAGAACatcttgtttttgtttcagcattttcGTGGAAGGAAGAACCGCTGCTATAAGCTGGCTGTAAGAAGTGTTCGGAGAGCTTTGGTGAAGTCTACAAAGGccagaagagagaagaagagattCCTAAGAGCGGTAAAGAGCAAATGTTAGATGTAAACATTGAAATAGCCATTTTCCTTACTGGGGGggtctttcaaaatgttttactggTGGGTGAAAAATACAAGGTTAAAGTAAGTATAGTCCCTCTGTGGTCTGAAACATTCTGAAGTTCATACATGTATATGTTGCACTGAGAAGACTGTAGGtctgaaagtgttttatttactaAGTGTGAGCAGATCAGCATGACAAAAGGTTTACTCTTAAAGTATCTTATCATCCAACATGTTAATTTTTACACTTTTAGCTCTGGATCACTAGGATTGAAGCAGCTTCTCTTGAACATGGTTTGAAATACCCAGCTTTCATAAGCAATCTGCTTAAGGTAAGGATGGTGCTTGAAGAATAattgctttgaaacaaaaaactgGAGATGTCTCATAGAGGTCTTCTAAAGTGCCaggcaaattaatttcttaaaattctgaaatctttCAAGTAGATGTAGTCTGACAAAACATATCAAAGGGTTGCTGGTTACTGTCTAAGAATGCAACTGCAAAGAATTGAAGCTGCAGCCTTCACTTGCCAATCTTTGAAGAATAACCGTGGGGACTTGCAAATTGGAGCCTGAGCAGGCAACAGAGGCGTAGAGCATGGTGGTGGGACTGAAAAGCCCCTTCTGTCAGATCGAACTTCTGCCAATGCTGTCCTGCTTCCTAGGTCTAGTTACAAAAGGCCTTCTGCTTATGAAAGGGGTTTCTTTCACTTCGGGAACTAAGTTCTGCCCtaaagctgtttctcttctttataTGCATAATCCCCGTTTATCCTGGTGAACATTGTTGCTCTACATCTTGTTCTGTCCCTGAAACTTTTACTGCGCATCTTAAGAACGAGACTTGTAACATGCTTTTACACTTGTTGCTACCGTGGGCATTAAGTGACAGCTGCCTTTCCTTTTACttcaagaaatttaaaaatacaaagcttgGATTAGCAAAAACAACCCTAAGAAATCTCTATTCTTTTCACTACTAGCTTTGTGTTTTGGTGAGCATGGACAATGCAGAGTTCGTGCCATTGTCCGTTGTTCTTAAACGTGCTGGGGaattggttttaatttgttgaTGCTGGAACTGTAGAATTAAGACTTGTTTCTCTTGGCTCTGATCATAATAAAAAGGTAGTGTTTCTGCTTCTTGAAGTGGAATTACATACACatttatagaatatttcaaaacattttatctgTGTTTCAAATAAATGGATAACTTTCTAGGTTTTCTGACGTGCTTAGATAACTTTCTAGGTTTTCTGATGTGTTTCCTGTAAAATAACGCAGTTTCTGAAATTTGTACACTCGTTCTCTTTGTTACTGTTGTCATACTGTaaccaaaaaaatcaagcacTGCCTAAAAGctaactcatttttcttttttccttttttttttttccctccttaagATGCCTCTCCTTTGATTCTTGTCTCAGAGCGGTATATTTTTATAAGGTTCTCTGTTAGAAGATCCAAAAGAAGCATACTGTTTTATATAATAACTTCCTCTTAGAATATGCAGTTAACTGTGCAATATCTAGCGTTGTTAAGAGTATTTGATCCTGCAGTCTTTCTTTCTCTACTCCAGCACACATTTTAAGATACCAGGCGCTGCCCGAGCTAGCAGCTTTCTAGCACAAAAAGTAAACTTGAATATGGCTcttaagaactgaaaaaaatgccgTGGATTAACCTGTAACACATGGCCTTCCGTGAAATAAGAGATTCTTCTTCAGTTCTTGGTTTCTGCCAGAAGGACTTTCTCAAAGTCAGTAAACAAATTTTACATAGCGGCTTAATGAGAGATCCATGTCCAAGTAGTCATGTCTGACAGCTCTCTAATAGTTCCAAAATTGTACAGCATAGAAAAAAGGTAATTTGCCTTAAGACCTCAGGTAATCGTTAAGCATTGTGGTGTTGTTCCTAAAAATTACAGTACTTAACCCAcaaattttcttgcatttaGTCCCAGGTGGAGCTGAACAGGAAAATGATTGCCGATTTGGCTATTTATGAGCCAAAGACATTCAAGTCCCTAGCTGCCTTAGCCCAGAGGAGGAGACAAGAAGGCTTCCTCGCCGCCCTGGGAGACGGAAAAGAACCAGAGGGGATATTTTCACGTATTGTACACCACTATTGACATTAAAACAGTCTGCGGCTACGCATTATGAACAGGAACTTGCGTTGCAAAGTCAGCTCGTTCGCCGACTGCTGCTAAGTTTGTAGCTGTGGAACAAAATCCTCCAAGGATGGTTCCAGAAGGACGGGGTGGGTCCGGGCGCCAGGGTCGCGCCTCCATGACTTTTTCCCCGCCGTTGTTACAAACCGCGGTTTGACGCTGGCAGCGGCAAGTCAGGCCTGCAGAATTTCCGGCGTTAACGACGTACGTAGCGCGAGCGCGCGCGCTTTCTGTTCtaataaagatttaattttttttttttttgttttggtaactgctgctggggaaaaaaaaaaaaaacccaattttgAGTGGTCACTTCTGGCGGTGCACGGGCAAAAAAAgcctgccgggggggggggggggggtgtaatcTCGGCAGGCAGGGCAcggagcccagcagcagcccg contains:
- the MRPL20 gene encoding 39S ribosomal protein L20, mitochondrial, coding for MVVLSASLWLRSRLTDRFWRVQEVLKYARHFRGRKNRCYKLAVRSVRRALVKSTKARREKKRFLRALWITRIEAASLEHGLKYPAFISNLLKSQVELNRKMIADLAIYEPKTFKSLAALAQRRRQEGFLAALGDGKEPEGIFSRIVHHY